The Scyliorhinus canicula chromosome 10, sScyCan1.1, whole genome shotgun sequence genomic interval AGACGCCAGCGCCATTATTACTGTGACGCAGGTCAATACAAAACATAGTCtcagtgcgggcggccattttaagcagcCGACCGGGTCTACCATCTTATGCCAGAAATGTGGCCCGTGGCAATGTCCAGCATATGGAAAATGTATGTTCCAGGTGTAGCCGAAGGAATCACTTTGAGAAACAACATTTTTCACGTCCTTCAGTGGACCAAATCAGAGCAATTAACACATTGGAGTAGATGCCTCTGGAAGAGCAGTTCGTTATTGATCTAATTTCAGAAAAGGACCAGTCGTGAATGGCTGTATGGGCCAGACAGCAAGTAGCCAGATGTTTACTGCAGCTCACAACGAGATATGCTGGTGCACTCGCTTGGTGAGAAGCAAGCAGAAGCCGAGGTGAAAGACAACAAATCCAACGAGGCGCTGAGAAAGCCAAAGGGAATTCCAggcttctggttaacagtcttcaagaaggtGCATATACTCCGTGACATGATACAGGAGCACGATGAGTCCATActaaagcatctacaagatgtgaacGTTAAATGTTCAAAGCATCCACAACTggtgagcttcactctggagtttacattTGAGCCAAATCAGTATTTTACAAACGAGGTAATTACGAAAACGTACCCGCTGGAATCGTAGCCTGACGAGTGGGAATTCTCAACTTGTGACAAACCAGAAATCACGAGATGCACCGGGTGCCAGGTCAACTGGAATAAAGGGAAAATTGTCACATTGAAGACCATTAAAATGAAGCCGAAGCATTGCGGTCACTAAATGACTCATTCTTCAATATCTGCAGACCTCCAGAAGCTCTGCAGCATGGAATGTTAATCAAAAG includes:
- the LOC119972142 gene encoding nucleosome assembly protein 1-like 1, yielding MLVHSLGEKQAEAEVKDNKSNEALRKPKGIPGFWLTVFKKVHILRDMIQEHDESILKHLQDVNVKCSKHPQLVSFTLEFTFEPNQYFTNEVITKTPPEALQHGMLIKSSAARLAADFEIGRILREHIIPCAMSYFRAEIFAGDTDSENDYLAESYERDEDNEVSKGLDDEP